A stretch of DNA from Salvelinus namaycush isolate Seneca unplaced genomic scaffold, SaNama_1.0 Scaffold2033, whole genome shotgun sequence:
CCAGGAAGAAGGTAAAGTCCAGCAGCTCCAAACCGGGCGAGAAGGAGGGAAAGATCAGCGGTAGCAACTGTAACACCAGCATGAAAACATCTTCTAAAAAGAGTGGCTCAAAATCATCCAGCAAACCTCATAAAATAGTTTTTGGGAACAGCACCAAAACACCATCATTCCCAGAACAAGTCATCGGCACAGATCACCATTCTCTTTACAAATCCAAGTCTGTTTCTGCTGCCAAACAAATACCTGACAAGAAGAAGCGTGTGTATGTGTTCGGGGGCAGCAGCCTGAGCCACAGTGTGAGCCCGTCTTCAGCAGCGGTGCCCGCCAGTCCCACGCTCAGCAGCTCGGCGGATTCCAGCGAAGCAGTCAGCTTTTACGAGGAAGTAACAGCCAGCAGCAGGGGGGGCGGCGAGTCTCCCTCCAGCGTCTCGGAAGACTACACTAGCATGCGGGCGTCCTCCCCTACTCCCTCCGCTTCTCACTCCTCGTCCTCCTCCCAATCCTCTTCATCAGATGAGGAGTTTGAGGATGATCTACTGGACATTAACCCTAGCCCTGGTTTTGACAGCATGTCGCTGGGAAGCTTTGGGTCCTCGGTTTTGGACAGAGACTTGGATTTTAATTTCGAGTCGGGCTCCGGTTCTCACTTTGAGTTTCCCGACTACTGCACCCCAGAGGTGAGCGAGATGATTTCAGGAGACTGGCTAGAGTCGACCATTTCTAATTTGGTGTTCACGTATTGAGCGAGAGAAATAGAGAACGAGAAAAACACAAGCAGGAAATGTTGTCTTACTATTCTGAGCAAAAAAAAAAGGGATTCCGGTAAAGTGATTTTGTGTCATACGGTAACCTACCAAGGGTCCCTCCCGCCGAGAAAGAGACTGCAAGCCCCAAGCGCTGACTGTTGAACAAAGCGAGAGAATAACTTGCTTTTTATTTCAAGGATCAACTGTCGACTGTTATTATGAGACATGGCTACAAGTAAGCTGAAGTATTGCCTCGACTGGAGCGGAAGAGGAAGAAATTGTTGCGCCCTGAGTAAGAGTGATCGGCTCCTATTGAAAGAAACACTCGATCAGAACTGGAAaactgtgattgatttgcacgaTTATAGTGATGGCGGGTTTAGGTCAGCTATACTTTATTAATCAATGTTAGTTACTTAAAAGGGACATTTTGAGAAACGTTTTATGATCGCCAAGTGAACTTCATAAGACTCACAGAGGTACAGAAATAGGCTGGCTGTCGGGacagtttttgttgttgtcatcgAGGCAGATGGATTTATGAACCAGGTGGGTTGTTGACGTAAAAGTCAAACCTTTTTTAAAAGATAAACGCATGATGTTACCTGTCCTCTCTTTTACTGAGATGTATGTTAGACTGTCGAACAGTTGAAACTAGTGTTAGGGGTATTTAAATGGATAGATGGCGCTATGTTTGATTCCTTTCTACCTAAAAGGAACAAAAAAAATCACCAGCTGTTTTAATTCTTCAGGATTCAAACGCAACTGAAATCTGTGCTGAACTTTATACACTTCTCTACAATTCAGGACCAaaattattttatgttttttctgaTGTTATGTATAGAGAAATTCTCACCGATTTTTTTTTCCATCCTCGAATTttcttttgtttatttttttcagaGGACATTTTTATATGATGTATTTATATACGGGCCAAAACATTTTCgacttaattattattttttgttttcttgtaCTGGTCTTGTTATGATGTTTTCCCCTCACCGTCTGTTTCCTTCGCCGAAAGAAGGGCTAGACTTTTGATTTTTTATATTTAAATGTAGACTTTTGACACTTAAAGAGAggaaacatttgtttattttgtCAGTGTATTTTTGTACAGATATATATCAAGGGGGTGTCAATCGGTGTATATCGCTGTTTGGATTCCCTCATTTTAAAGATCCAGGTGGCGGGTTATCTCATGAATCGGCCTTCTGTCCATGTTTACAGTATCAATCTGCAGGCTTCTTAAAGACACAGTACCACATTTCAATACCCCTGTGAACAcgcacttcaacacacacacacacacacacacagtattttgAGCAGCCACACTTCTGCATTTCATTTTAGAATCTTGCCTAATAAAGAAAGATTGTAGCTTTAAATGAACAATTTCTTGGCGTTTTTTATATCGACATTCAGGTTTTAAAACCACTGGATGTAAgaatataaaatcatataaagCATATTCAAATTGCGTTTTTTTTTGAGTTCCCGCAAACAACAATTATGTAGACCTACTGCTTTTCTCATTGTATTTGAATATGTAATCTTTTCTACTTGTTCGCTAACTCTAGCTAATTGTTTTTAGTATCTTATGGCATGGTGAATAATTAGTATTTGTATTTCAGATTCAGGTTATAGCtgttgtgtttaaaaaaaaaaaagatattaaAAAAAGATAAGAAAAATTTGGAAAAACCGTGAAAACATCTTTGTACATTTGACTGTGTATCATAAGCAA
This window harbors:
- the LOC120038010 gene encoding transcription factor SOX-4-like; its protein translation is MVQKTSNVESSEAVFEGESSDSGAMDLDMASSPSPGSTASSAGDGKLNPAWCKTPTGHIKRPMNAFMVWSQIERRKIMEQSPDMHNAEISKRLGKRWKLLKDCDKIPFIREAERLRLKHMADYPDYKYRPRKKVKSSSSKPGEKEGKISGSNCNTSMKTSSKKSGSKSSSKPHKIVFGNSTKTPSFPEQVIGTDHHSLYKSKSVSAAKQIPDKKKRVYVFGGSSLSHSVSPSSAAVPASPTLSSSADSSEAVSFYEEVTASSRGGGESPSSVSEDYTSMRASSPTPSASHSSSSSQSSSSDEEFEDDLLDINPSPGFDSMSLGSFGSSVLDRDLDFNFESGSGSHFEFPDYCTPEVSEMISGDWLESTISNLVFTY